Proteins found in one Xenopus laevis strain J_2021 chromosome 1L, Xenopus_laevis_v10.1, whole genome shotgun sequence genomic segment:
- the crygbl.1.L gene encoding crystallin gamma B like gene 1 L homeolog (The RefSeq protein has 3 substitutions compared to this genomic sequence), with amino-acid sequence MGKIFFYEDRNFQGRSYECSSECSDLSSYFNRCNSIKVENGNWILYEQPSYRGHQYYLWKGEYPDFQRWMGFNDSIRSCRMSPYHQGQYKMRIYERGDFQGQMMEFFDDCPNTYDRFRFHDIHSCNVSDGYWMFYEEPNYRGRQYYLRPGQYRRYNDWGASSSRIGSFRRVRQMF; translated from the exons ATCTTCTTCTACGAGGACAGGAACTTCCAAGGCCGCTCTTATGAGTGTAGCTCAGAATGTTCTGACCTGTCCTCTTACTTCAATCGCTGCAACTCCATCAAGGTAGAGAATGGCAACTGGATCCTGTATGAGCAGCCCAGTTACAGGGGACACCAGTATTACCTCTGGAAAGGAGAATACCCAGACTTCCAGAGATGGATGGGCTTCAACGACTCCATCAGGTCCTGCCGCATGAGTCCCTAT CACCAAGGACAATATAAAATCAGGATCTATGAAAGAGGAGACTTCCAAGGGCAGATGATGGAGTTCTTTGATGACTGCCCCAATACTTATGACCGATTCCGTTTCCACGAcattcactcctgcaatgtgtCTGATGGTTACTGGATGTTCTACGAGGAACCCAACTACAGGGGGCGTCAGTACTACCTGAGACCTGGACAATACAGGAGATACAATGACTGGGGAGCATCCAGCGCCAGAATTTGTTCTTTCAGAAGAGTTCggcaaatgttttaa